In Thermus filiformis, one DNA window encodes the following:
- a CDS encoding NAD(P)/FAD-dependent oxidoreductase, with protein sequence MNDVLIIGGGPSGLSAALFLARAGLKVTVVDGGRSRLLGVSRIPNYPGLLDEPSGEELLSRLRAHAERYGAQVVRGVVREVRDMGGVFEVYLEDGSRLEAERLLLSTHKDPTVPSLLGLSRKGVYIETDEGGRTSYPRVYAAGVARGRVPGHAIVSAGDGAWVAVQLVSDLRGEPYKDHTG encoded by the coding sequence ATGAACGACGTTCTGATCATCGGGGGCGGACCCTCGGGGCTTTCCGCGGCCCTGTTCTTAGCCCGGGCCGGGCTCAAGGTGACGGTGGTGGACGGGGGGCGGTCCCGCCTCCTTGGGGTGAGCCGAATTCCCAACTACCCCGGCCTTTTGGACGAGCCCTCCGGGGAGGAGCTTCTTTCCCGGCTGAGGGCGCACGCGGAGCGGTACGGGGCCCAGGTGGTCCGGGGCGTGGTCCGGGAGGTGCGGGACATGGGCGGGGTGTTTGAGGTCTACCTGGAGGACGGAAGCCGCCTCGAGGCGGAGCGGCTCCTCCTTTCCACCCACAAGGACCCCACCGTGCCCAGCCTCCTGGGCCTCAGCCGCAAGGGGGTCTACATAGAGACGGACGAGGGGGGGAGGACCAGCTACCCCCGGGTCTACGCGGCGGGGGTGGCCCGGGGCCGGGTGCCGGGCCACGCCATCGTGAGCGCGGGGGACGGGGCCTGGGTGGCCGTCCAGCTGGTCTCCGACCTCCGCGGGGAGCCGTACAAGGACCATACGGGGTGA
- a CDS encoding PASTA domain-containing protein, with product MLLDERYRVVELMAEEGPVRVYRAEDLEGTRGLLVWYEVHTPEAREAFYRYRGALKRLEELGLSALVSAKPGRYYAFFPEKPLSRPSLEVRRRVLEALAPFGFSERHLGFSENQVAYLTPLPLKGSGPRPRRSLAWARVAPGAVLLLAGVYLLLAGFARYLNPPEVSVPDLVGKSVLEAYTLLKDTGLNVEVREGNDPEKPKDLVLAQDPPPGTRLKAGRTLVLVLNQALPTPVPDLLGKPLEVAQGLLEEAGFALGRVSRVESPAPVNSVLASLPSPGSPAKKGQAVHLLVSQGPKGMADTQVPDLRGLTKDQALFLLNAAGLQAEVEEVPSGAPSGLVLAQSPPAWTPLASGSGVRITVSVQPEVRLPPAPQGRTVALSLTLPPEAEGRTVRVTLVDARGEHVLYEGEGQAGLPISGTYTALGEARFRLYLDGALYQEWSP from the coding sequence ATGCTGCTGGACGAACGGTACCGGGTGGTGGAGCTTATGGCCGAGGAGGGGCCCGTCCGGGTCTACCGGGCGGAGGACCTCGAGGGCACGAGGGGCCTCCTCGTCTGGTACGAGGTCCACACCCCCGAGGCCCGGGAGGCCTTCTACCGCTACCGAGGCGCCCTGAAGCGCCTGGAGGAGCTGGGGCTTTCCGCCCTGGTCTCCGCCAAGCCCGGCCGGTACTACGCCTTCTTCCCGGAAAAGCCCCTCTCCCGGCCGAGCCTCGAGGTGCGGCGCCGGGTCCTGGAGGCCCTCGCCCCCTTCGGGTTCTCGGAGCGGCACCTGGGGTTTTCGGAAAACCAGGTGGCCTACCTCACCCCCCTGCCCCTGAAGGGGTCCGGGCCCCGGCCCCGGCGGTCTTTGGCCTGGGCGAGGGTGGCCCCGGGGGCGGTGCTCCTCCTTGCGGGGGTCTACCTCCTCCTCGCGGGGTTCGCCCGCTACCTCAACCCCCCGGAGGTGAGCGTCCCGGACCTGGTGGGCAAAAGCGTCCTCGAGGCCTACACCCTCCTGAAGGACACGGGGCTGAACGTGGAGGTGCGGGAAGGGAACGACCCAGAAAAGCCCAAGGACCTGGTCCTGGCCCAGGACCCGCCCCCGGGCACCCGGCTGAAGGCGGGCCGCACCCTGGTCCTGGTCCTGAACCAGGCCCTGCCCACCCCCGTGCCCGACCTTTTGGGCAAGCCATTGGAGGTGGCCCAGGGCCTTCTGGAGGAGGCGGGCTTCGCCCTGGGCCGGGTGAGCCGGGTGGAAAGCCCAGCCCCCGTGAACTCGGTCCTGGCCAGCCTCCCCTCCCCGGGAAGCCCAGCCAAGAAGGGGCAGGCGGTCCACCTCCTCGTCTCCCAGGGGCCTAAGGGAATGGCGGACACCCAGGTCCCCGACCTTAGGGGCCTGACCAAGGACCAGGCCCTCTTCCTCCTGAACGCGGCGGGGCTCCAGGCGGAGGTGGAGGAGGTCCCCTCCGGGGCCCCTTCCGGCCTGGTCCTCGCCCAGTCTCCCCCGGCCTGGACCCCCCTGGCCTCGGGGAGCGGGGTCCGGATCACGGTCTCCGTCCAGCCCGAGGTCCGCCTCCCCCCCGCCCCCCAGGGCCGGACCGTGGCCCTGAGCCTCACCCTGCCCCCGGAGGCGGAGGGGCGGACGGTCCGGGTGACCCTGGTGGACGCCCGGGGGGAGCACGTCCTCTACGAGGGGGAGGGCCAGGCGGGGCTTCCCATTTCCGGCACCTACACCGCCTTGGGCGAGGCCCGCTTCCGGCTCTACCTGGACGGGGCCCTTTACCAGGAGTGGTCGCCGTGA
- a CDS encoding YraN family protein, with the protein MKGGWAEEEALAFLLHKGYRLLGRNRRTPFGEIDLLMEKDGVHVVVEVKQRSSSRFGTPLEALTPKKVERLLKSAWYLLGRDDLPVRLEAVLVHGTPQGFRLEHLALEV; encoded by the coding sequence ATGAAGGGAGGCTGGGCCGAGGAGGAGGCCCTGGCCTTTCTCCTGCACAAGGGGTACCGCCTTTTGGGGCGGAACCGGCGCACCCCCTTCGGGGAGATAGACCTCCTGATGGAGAAGGACGGGGTCCACGTGGTGGTGGAGGTGAAGCAGAGGAGCTCAAGCCGCTTCGGCACCCCCCTCGAGGCCCTCACCCCCAAAAAGGTGGAAAGGCTTCTCAAAAGCGCCTGGTACCTCCTGGGCCGGGACGACCTGCCCGTGCGCCTCGAGGCGGTCCTGGTCCATGGGACCCCGCAGGGCTTCCGCCTGGAGCACCTGGCCCTGGAAGTGTAA
- a CDS encoding menaquinone biosynthesis decarboxylase: MFRNLKAYLEALEARGELRRVPVPVDAELEIAEIADRMVKKGGPALLFERVRGKDFPVAIGLFGTRDRTAFALGVRDLDELAERVQTLLALEPGKGGLSALLKLLPKLGDLRGFFPKRVRRAPVQEVVHRGEAVDLTRLPVLKTWPLDGGPFFTLPLVITKDPETGELNLGMYRMQLLDQKSTAMHWQLHKVGRKHYEKARRMGRRLEVAVAFGGDPVLTYAATAPLPPLPGVSEFHLAGFLRRAPIELARGVTVDLPVPAEAEFVLEGYVDPQEPLVEEGPFGDHTGFYTPVDLYPRFHVTALTHRQSAVYPATLVGPPPMEDAYLIEASERLFLPAARLVLPEVEDYHMPPEGVAHNWVNLRIRKEYPGQAYKAAMGLLGLGQMMFAKVVLVTEGRVRPGFAALLEALPHLLPGRDTLFVRGPMDVLDHSSRSFAYGGKLILDATRKLPEEGGEAPFTPRAHPDLPQDPEVQAQRQYPGLWLVALRKERPHQAWEVAERLLTAPQSEGIRLLLLADWDTGLEPHTFLWVLLNNIDPERDGRVLRGASGPVLVLDGTRKLPEEGFHRVWPEKAVMSPEVKARVDARWAEYGL; this comes from the coding sequence TTGTTCAGGAACCTCAAAGCCTACTTGGAGGCCCTGGAGGCCCGGGGGGAGCTTAGGCGCGTCCCGGTCCCCGTGGACGCGGAGCTGGAGATCGCCGAGATCGCGGACCGGATGGTGAAGAAGGGGGGGCCCGCCCTCCTCTTTGAAAGGGTGCGGGGGAAGGACTTCCCGGTGGCCATCGGCCTCTTCGGCACCCGGGACCGGACCGCCTTCGCCCTGGGGGTGCGGGACCTGGACGAGCTCGCGGAAAGGGTCCAGACCCTCCTGGCCCTCGAGCCCGGCAAGGGGGGCCTCTCGGCCCTTCTGAAACTCCTGCCCAAGCTGGGCGACCTCAGGGGCTTCTTCCCCAAAAGGGTGCGGAGGGCCCCGGTGCAGGAGGTGGTCCACCGGGGCGAGGCGGTGGACCTGACCCGCCTTCCCGTCCTCAAGACCTGGCCCCTGGACGGGGGGCCCTTCTTCACCCTTCCTTTGGTGATCACCAAGGACCCCGAGACGGGAGAGCTCAACCTGGGCATGTACCGGATGCAGCTTCTGGACCAGAAGAGCACCGCCATGCACTGGCAGCTCCACAAGGTGGGCCGGAAGCACTACGAGAAGGCCCGCCGGATGGGAAGGCGGCTCGAGGTGGCCGTGGCCTTCGGGGGGGACCCGGTCCTCACCTACGCGGCCACCGCCCCCCTTCCCCCCCTCCCCGGGGTGAGCGAGTTCCACCTGGCTGGCTTCCTGCGCCGGGCCCCCATAGAGCTCGCCCGGGGGGTCACGGTGGACCTGCCGGTGCCCGCCGAGGCGGAGTTCGTCCTGGAGGGGTACGTGGACCCCCAGGAGCCCCTGGTGGAGGAGGGGCCCTTCGGGGACCACACGGGCTTCTACACCCCGGTGGACCTCTACCCCCGCTTCCACGTCACCGCCCTCACCCACCGCCAAAGCGCCGTCTACCCCGCCACCTTGGTGGGCCCGCCCCCCATGGAGGACGCCTACTTGATAGAGGCCTCCGAGCGGCTCTTCCTCCCCGCGGCCCGCCTGGTCCTGCCCGAGGTGGAGGACTACCACATGCCCCCCGAGGGGGTGGCCCACAACTGGGTGAACCTGCGGATCCGGAAGGAGTACCCCGGCCAGGCCTACAAGGCGGCCATGGGGCTTCTGGGCCTCGGGCAGATGATGTTCGCCAAGGTGGTCCTGGTGACGGAGGGGCGGGTGCGGCCGGGGTTTGCCGCCCTCCTCGAGGCCCTCCCCCACCTCCTCCCCGGCCGGGACACCCTCTTCGTCCGGGGGCCTATGGACGTCCTGGACCACTCCAGCCGGAGCTTCGCCTACGGGGGGAAGCTCATCCTGGACGCCACGCGCAAGCTCCCCGAGGAGGGGGGCGAGGCCCCCTTCACCCCCCGGGCCCACCCCGACCTCCCCCAGGACCCCGAGGTCCAGGCCCAGCGGCAGTACCCGGGCCTCTGGCTGGTGGCCCTGCGTAAAGAAAGGCCCCACCAGGCCTGGGAGGTGGCCGAAAGGCTCCTCACCGCCCCCCAGAGCGAGGGGATCCGCCTCCTCCTCCTCGCCGACTGGGACACGGGCCTCGAGCCCCACACCTTCCTCTGGGTCCTCCTGAACAACATAGACCCCGAGCGGGACGGCCGGGTCCTCCGGGGGGCCTCGGGGCCGGTCCTTGTCCTGGACGGGACGCGGAAGCTCCCCGAGGAGGGGTTCCACCGCGTCTGGCCGGAAAAGGCGGTGATGAGCCCCGAGGTCAAGGCCCGGGTGGACGCCCGATGGGCGGAGTACGGGCTATAA
- the trmB gene encoding tRNA (guanosine(46)-N7)-methyltransferase TrmB: MLVRPALLTSLPPSPLALFGREGPLVLEIGFGDGRFTAELARAHPEWNLLGAEVSAASVARAWRRMKREGIGNVRLYHGEGGFALRNLVAEESLFRVYVNFPDPWPKKKHQENRLLREPFFRLLSTRLAPEGSLLFTTDHEGYFGFALEEAGRTGLFRVEVLPPPEAHLRTKYALKWKAEGRTFFHAVFTRIAKDPSPFPPIRRYPMPHALLQGELPEDLALAKTVLPLEKGAVVLLETARKKDGFYVLAHVEEEDLVQDLLLEVRRSAKGVYAGLARFGSPLVTEGVQRAVALLVEALERAGLRAVQRSY; encoded by the coding sequence GTGCTCGTCCGCCCGGCCCTTCTCACCTCCCTTCCCCCAAGCCCCCTGGCCCTCTTCGGCCGCGAGGGCCCTTTGGTTCTGGAGATCGGCTTCGGGGACGGCCGGTTCACCGCCGAGCTGGCCCGCGCCCACCCGGAGTGGAACCTCCTGGGGGCCGAGGTCTCCGCGGCCAGCGTGGCCCGGGCCTGGCGGAGGATGAAACGGGAGGGGATCGGGAACGTCCGCCTCTACCACGGGGAGGGCGGGTTCGCCCTGAGAAACCTGGTGGCGGAGGAGAGCCTCTTCCGGGTCTACGTGAACTTCCCCGACCCCTGGCCCAAGAAGAAGCACCAGGAAAACCGCCTCCTGCGCGAGCCCTTCTTCCGCCTCCTCTCCACCCGCCTCGCCCCCGAGGGAAGCCTCCTCTTCACCACCGACCACGAGGGGTACTTCGGCTTCGCCCTCGAGGAGGCCGGGCGCACCGGCCTCTTCCGGGTGGAGGTCCTCCCTCCTCCCGAGGCCCATCTCAGGACCAAGTACGCCCTCAAGTGGAAGGCGGAGGGGCGGACCTTCTTCCACGCGGTCTTCACCCGGATCGCCAAGGACCCCTCCCCCTTCCCCCCCATCCGGAGGTACCCCATGCCCCACGCCCTTTTGCAAGGAGAACTCCCCGAAGACCTGGCCCTGGCCAAGACCGTCCTGCCCCTGGAGAAGGGGGCGGTGGTCCTCCTGGAGACCGCCCGCAAAAAGGACGGGTTCTACGTCCTCGCCCACGTGGAGGAGGAGGACCTGGTCCAGGACCTCCTCTTAGAGGTGCGCAGGAGCGCAAAAGGGGTGTACGCGGGGCTCGCCCGCTTCGGAAGCCCCCTGGTGACGGAAGGGGTCCAGCGGGCGGTGGCCCTTTTGGTGGAGGCTTTGGAGAGGGCGGGGCTCCGGGCCGTCCAGCGCTCCTACTGA
- a CDS encoding MalY/PatB family protein produces MLPKRKESLKWSAYPEGVLPLWVADMDFPVAEPIRKALLERAQGHLGYPPREGDPELREALREHYGLSGEVLFLPSVVDGLYKAVQAFSAPGEEVVSLLPIYPPFLSAIREQGRKLLPLPLRPQAGGYRMDLEALRARLNPSVRLLLFCQPQNPTGRVFTREELSALAELARAHGLIVVSDELHRDLVYGPPAPSFAEVLPERSLVLLGPGKAFNLAGLPIGAAVGPSYLVGRLKEAFGHLPFPNVLAQAAWKAGLLEGGEWLRKTLARLRANRDRVAAWAREVGLEHLPPEGTYLAWLGTPIPEAARFFLERARVALNPGESFGGESRFVRLNFATYPEVLEEALARMERALRE; encoded by the coding sequence ATGCTTCCTAAGCGCAAGGAGTCCCTGAAGTGGAGCGCCTACCCCGAGGGGGTCCTGCCCCTCTGGGTGGCGGACATGGACTTCCCGGTGGCCGAGCCCATCCGGAAGGCCCTCCTCGAGCGGGCCCAGGGCCACCTGGGCTACCCCCCCCGGGAGGGGGACCCGGAGCTTAGGGAGGCCCTCCGGGAACACTACGGCCTATCCGGGGAGGTCCTCTTCCTCCCCAGCGTGGTGGACGGGCTCTACAAGGCGGTCCAGGCCTTCAGCGCCCCCGGGGAAGAGGTGGTGAGCCTCCTCCCCATCTACCCCCCCTTCCTCTCGGCCATCCGGGAGCAGGGCCGCAAGCTCCTCCCCCTGCCCCTCAGGCCCCAGGCGGGGGGGTACCGGATGGACCTCGAGGCCCTGCGCGCCCGGCTCAACCCCAGCGTCCGCCTACTCCTTTTCTGCCAGCCGCAAAACCCCACGGGCCGGGTCTTCACCCGGGAAGAGCTTTCCGCCCTGGCCGAGCTAGCCCGGGCCCACGGCCTCATCGTGGTCTCGGACGAGCTGCACCGGGACCTGGTCTACGGCCCCCCCGCCCCCTCCTTCGCCGAGGTCCTGCCGGAGAGGAGCCTGGTCCTCCTGGGGCCGGGCAAGGCCTTCAACCTGGCGGGGCTGCCCATCGGGGCGGCGGTGGGGCCCTCCTACCTGGTGGGACGGCTCAAGGAGGCCTTCGGCCACCTCCCCTTCCCCAATGTCCTGGCCCAGGCGGCCTGGAAGGCGGGGCTTTTGGAGGGGGGGGAGTGGCTGCGAAAGACCCTGGCAAGGCTCCGGGCCAACCGGGACCGGGTGGCGGCCTGGGCCCGGGAGGTGGGCCTGGAGCACCTCCCCCCGGAGGGGACCTACCTGGCCTGGCTCGGCACCCCCATCCCCGAGGCCGCCCGCTTCTTCCTGGAAAGGGCCCGGGTGGCCCTGAACCCCGGGGAGAGCTTCGGCGGGGAAAGCCGCTTCGTGCGGCTCAACTTCGCCACCTACCCCGAGGTCCTGGAGGAGGCCCTGGCCCGGATGGAGCGGGCGCTTCGGGAATAA
- a CDS encoding Hsp20/alpha crystallin family protein — MALVRRDARATEITPFRTWGPLSLFEDFNRLFEETLGEFVRPSVLVAPADLYETDEALILEMAVAGLAPEDLEVSIEGTKLTVRGQVKPAEDVKARRYYLQEIPHGSFVRTFTLPVEVDASQAKAEFRHGLLRLTMPKVAEARAKRIPVEVVQ, encoded by the coding sequence ATGGCCCTGGTTCGCAGGGACGCGCGCGCTACGGAGATCACGCCCTTCAGGACCTGGGGTCCCCTCTCCCTCTTCGAGGACTTCAACCGGCTCTTTGAGGAGACCCTGGGCGAGTTCGTCCGGCCCTCGGTTCTGGTGGCGCCCGCCGACCTCTACGAGACGGACGAGGCCCTCATCCTGGAGATGGCCGTGGCTGGGTTGGCCCCTGAGGACCTCGAGGTGAGCATTGAGGGCACCAAGCTCACCGTCCGGGGCCAGGTGAAGCCCGCGGAGGACGTGAAGGCCCGGCGGTATTACCTGCAGGAGATCCCGCATGGGAGCTTCGTCCGCACCTTCACCCTCCCGGTGGAGGTGGACGCAAGCCAGGCCAAGGCCGAGTTCCGGCACGGCCTGCTCCGCCTGACCATGCCCAAGGTGGCGGAGGCCCGGGCGAAGCGGATCCCCGTGGAGGTCGTGCAGTAG
- a CDS encoding sulfurtransferase, translating into MPIPDALLIDTRPQEAYAQGHLEGAWPLDLSGPRPRLRTEEEVGALVEALQDLLGRMGYRRRAVLYDEGLTSRLARTAFLLGLAGAEVELWTEGWEEEATSTLPPRAEPTRPVLTPRRDWLLTADEAAVHPRLLDVRSPAEYEGRVHPPCCPRGGRIPGAKNAPLEVFFEPQGLLERLGLEPGEEVGVYCHSGARSAVAFFVLRSLGVRARNYLGSMHEWLQEGLPVLP; encoded by the coding sequence ATGCCTATCCCGGACGCCCTTCTCATAGACACCCGGCCCCAGGAGGCCTACGCCCAGGGGCACCTCGAGGGGGCCTGGCCCCTGGACCTCTCCGGCCCCCGGCCCAGGCTGCGCACGGAAGAGGAGGTGGGGGCCCTGGTGGAGGCCCTGCAGGACCTCCTGGGCCGGATGGGGTACCGGCGGCGGGCCGTCCTCTACGACGAGGGCCTGACCAGCCGCCTGGCCCGGACCGCCTTCCTCCTGGGCCTGGCGGGGGCGGAGGTGGAGCTTTGGACCGAGGGGTGGGAGGAGGAGGCCACCTCCACCCTCCCCCCCAGGGCCGAGCCCACCCGGCCCGTCCTCACCCCCAGGAGGGACTGGCTCCTCACCGCGGACGAGGCGGCGGTCCACCCCCGGCTTCTGGACGTGCGAAGCCCGGCCGAGTACGAGGGCCGGGTCCACCCCCCCTGCTGCCCCCGGGGGGGCCGGATCCCCGGGGCAAAAAACGCTCCCTTAGAGGTCTTCTTTGAGCCCCAGGGCCTCCTGGAGCGCCTGGGCCTCGAGCCTGGGGAGGAGGTGGGGGTCTACTGCCACTCCGGGGCCCGGAGCGCGGTGGCCTTCTTCGTCCTGCGAAGCCTGGGGGTGCGGGCCCGCAACTACCTGGGCAGCATGCACGAGTGGCTCCAGGAGGGCCTTCCCGTACTGCCATGA
- a CDS encoding MBL fold metallo-hydrolase, which translates to MIRLVVGALSENTYLVDTPEGPVLIDPGDEAERIRVVAEKAGMRPRAILLTHAHFDHLGAVGPLVEAWDVPVYLHPLDLPLYRRAPELARAFGLYVPPPPEEVQPLEEGLSLFGFTVWHLPGHSPGHVAFLREGEVYSGDLLFKGGIGRYDLPGSDGRALFASLRRLLSLPPKTRVYPGHGPPTDLAGEARTNPFLIQWEA; encoded by the coding sequence ATGATCCGGCTCGTAGTAGGGGCGCTTTCGGAAAACACCTACCTGGTGGACACCCCCGAGGGCCCGGTCCTCATAGACCCGGGGGACGAGGCGGAGCGCATCCGGGTGGTGGCGGAAAAGGCCGGGATGCGCCCCCGGGCCATCCTCCTCACCCACGCCCACTTTGACCACCTGGGGGCGGTGGGGCCCTTGGTGGAGGCCTGGGACGTGCCGGTCTACCTCCACCCCCTGGACCTTCCCCTCTACCGCCGGGCCCCTGAGCTGGCCCGGGCCTTCGGCCTTTATGTGCCGCCCCCACCCGAGGAGGTCCAGCCCCTGGAGGAGGGCCTTTCCCTCTTCGGCTTCACCGTCTGGCATCTGCCCGGCCACAGCCCCGGGCACGTGGCCTTCCTAAGGGAGGGCGAGGTCTACTCGGGGGACCTGCTCTTCAAGGGGGGGATCGGCCGCTATGACCTGCCCGGGTCGGACGGGAGGGCGCTTTTCGCCTCCTTGAGGCGGCTCCTCTCCCTCCCTCCCAAAACCCGGGTCTACCCCGGCCACGGCCCCCCCACCGACCTGGCGGGCGAGGCCCGCACCAACCCCTTCCTTATACAATGGGAAGCGTGA
- a CDS encoding zinc ribbon domain-containing protein, whose protein sequence is MGSVNGAEALEALFRLQEKDLELDQLRREAEELPQELVEAQAQYEELEERLAGLLERQAELQKEYTRHSLDIQDLTEKERQAEEEQKKAQSAREQTQYENRIQQLKDRIRELKELSKPLEDSILDLEEAIEALKEELSALKPRLEALQEANRVRVAELTLVIEEKVAERNRMAEAIPPGLLKEYEAIRRARRGTGVVRMLRQGSAFRCEGCNVVLPTHVAQKVVQGQLVRCPSCGRLLWKG, encoded by the coding sequence ATGGGAAGCGTGAACGGGGCCGAGGCGCTCGAGGCGCTTTTCAGACTGCAGGAAAAGGACCTGGAGCTGGACCAGCTGAGGCGGGAGGCGGAGGAGCTGCCCCAGGAGCTGGTGGAGGCGCAGGCCCAGTACGAGGAGCTGGAAGAGCGGCTTGCGGGGCTTCTGGAGCGGCAGGCCGAGCTCCAGAAGGAGTACACCCGCCACAGCCTGGACATCCAGGACCTGACCGAGAAGGAAAGGCAGGCGGAGGAGGAGCAGAAGAAGGCCCAGTCGGCCCGGGAGCAGACCCAGTACGAGAACCGCATCCAGCAGCTCAAGGACCGCATCCGGGAGCTGAAAGAGCTCTCCAAGCCCCTGGAGGACTCCATTTTGGACCTGGAGGAGGCGATTGAGGCCCTGAAGGAGGAGCTCTCCGCCCTGAAGCCCCGCCTCGAGGCCCTCCAGGAGGCCAACCGGGTCCGGGTGGCCGAGCTCACCCTGGTGATAGAGGAAAAGGTGGCCGAGCGCAACCGGATGGCCGAGGCCATCCCCCCAGGCCTCCTCAAGGAGTACGAGGCCATCCGCCGCGCCCGCCGGGGGACGGGCGTGGTCCGGATGCTCCGCCAGGGGAGCGCCTTCCGCTGCGAGGGGTGCAACGTGGTCCTCCCCACCCACGTGGCGCAAAAGGTGGTGCAGGGGCAGCTGGTGCGCTGCCCCTCCTGCGGCCGCCTGCTTTGGAAGGGCTAG
- a CDS encoding OsmC family protein codes for MPVRKANAVWEGTLREGRGTMRLQSQAFEGPYSFASRFEEGTGTNPEELIAAAHAGCFSMALSAALERAGFPPKRVSTEARVRLERTEDGFSITRIDLVTEAEVPGISPEKFLEIAEEAKKGCPVSRALAAVPEIALEARLV; via the coding sequence ATGCCGGTGCGCAAGGCGAACGCGGTATGGGAAGGGACATTGCGGGAGGGGCGCGGGACGATGCGCCTCCAGAGCCAGGCCTTTGAGGGGCCCTACTCCTTCGCCTCCCGGTTTGAGGAGGGAACGGGGACCAACCCCGAGGAGCTGATCGCCGCGGCCCACGCGGGCTGCTTCTCCATGGCCCTCTCGGCCGCCCTGGAGCGGGCGGGGTTCCCCCCGAAGCGGGTTTCCACCGAGGCCCGGGTGCGCCTGGAGAGGACGGAAGACGGCTTCAGCATCACCCGGATTGACCTGGTGACCGAGGCCGAGGTGCCGGGGATCAGCCCGGAGAAGTTCCTGGAGATCGCCGAGGAGGCCAAGAAGGGCTGCCCGGTCTCCCGGGCCCTGGCGGCGGTGCCGGAGATCGCCCTCGAGGCCCGCCTGGTCTAG
- a CDS encoding DUF1648 domain-containing protein: protein MKGYWFWLLLPLALAWGVSLWLYPRLPEPLPVHWNLQGEADRYGSRLEALFLLPLVMTFLVPLFGVLPRVDPKRPQGLEGMMVGVAWYFLWLHLSALSIYLGWFQDPVVPILRGMGLFFLLLAYFLPRIPPNYFAGVRTPWTLEDPEVWRRTHRLAGLGFALFGLGFLLLPPRALLPLLLLFIASSLGLVLYSFALWKRRHSGKA from the coding sequence ATGAAGGGGTATTGGTTCTGGCTCCTTCTCCCCCTGGCGCTGGCCTGGGGGGTCTCCCTCTGGCTTTACCCTAGGCTCCCCGAGCCCCTGCCTGTGCACTGGAACCTCCAGGGGGAGGCGGACCGGTACGGGAGCCGCCTCGAGGCCCTCTTCCTCTTGCCCCTGGTCATGACCTTCCTTGTACCCCTCTTCGGGGTCCTTCCCCGGGTGGACCCCAAGCGCCCCCAGGGGCTGGAGGGGATGATGGTGGGGGTGGCCTGGTACTTCCTCTGGCTCCACCTGTCCGCCCTCTCCATCTACCTGGGGTGGTTCCAAGACCCCGTCGTTCCGATCCTGAGGGGCATGGGGCTCTTTTTCCTCCTCCTGGCCTACTTCCTGCCCCGCATCCCCCCCAACTACTTCGCCGGGGTGCGCACCCCTTGGACCCTGGAGGACCCGGAGGTCTGGCGGAGGACCCACCGGCTTGCGGGGCTGGGGTTCGCGCTTTTTGGGCTGGGGTTTCTCCTCCTTCCTCCCAGGGCCCTCCTCCCACTCCTTCTCCTCTTCATTGCCTCCAGCCTGGGCTTGGTCCTTTACTCCTTCGCACTCTGGAAAAGACGCCACTCTGGAAAAGCGTAA
- a CDS encoding metalloenzyme produces the protein MLLLFVDGLGLGEALEDLFPLLLELGPHPLDATLGVEGLPQSGTGQTTLLTGVNAAGLLGHHQGPFPGPSLRPLLAQSLYAWAKEKGLKVLHANAYRPEYLRRATGRRLLLSAFAQAARLAGLPLLPLGHPLALPPAFWEDPYGAGAKAAALAQAFDLVVLEYWALDLAAHREPESLPERFRELSGFLKGFLAEGGSLLLVSDHGNAEEPWHPHHTRNPVPLVYTGPLPALPRDLTGVFPLMQTILLPNLDKSERNT, from the coding sequence GTGCTCCTCCTCTTCGTGGACGGCCTGGGCCTGGGGGAGGCCCTGGAGGACCTCTTTCCTCTCCTTTTGGAGCTCGGCCCCCACCCCCTGGACGCCACCTTGGGGGTGGAGGGGCTCCCCCAGTCCGGCACCGGCCAGACCACCCTCCTCACCGGGGTGAACGCCGCGGGGCTTCTGGGCCACCACCAGGGCCCCTTCCCGGGGCCGAGCCTCCGCCCCCTCCTGGCCCAAAGCCTCTACGCCTGGGCCAAGGAAAAGGGCCTAAAGGTCCTCCACGCCAACGCCTACCGGCCGGAGTACCTGAGGCGGGCCACGGGAAGGCGGCTCCTCCTTTCCGCCTTCGCCCAGGCCGCCCGCCTGGCGGGCCTTCCCCTCCTCCCCTTGGGCCACCCCCTGGCCCTTCCCCCCGCCTTCTGGGAGGACCCCTACGGGGCGGGGGCCAAGGCGGCCGCCCTGGCCCAGGCCTTTGACCTTGTGGTGCTGGAGTACTGGGCCCTGGACCTGGCCGCCCACCGCGAGCCGGAAAGCCTCCCCGAGCGCTTCCGGGAGCTTTCCGGCTTCCTTAAGGGCTTCCTGGCCGAGGGGGGAAGCCTCCTCCTCGTCTCCGACCACGGCAACGCCGAGGAGCCCTGGCACCCCCACCACACCCGCAACCCCGTCCCCCTGGTCTACACTGGCCCCCTTCCCGCCCTTCCCCGGGACCTGACGGGGGTCTTCCCGCTAATGCAAACGATTCTCCTTCCTAATCTAGATAAATCCGAGCGGAATACTTGA